The following are encoded together in the Oceanobacillus zhaokaii genome:
- a CDS encoding mannitol-1-phosphate 5-dehydrogenase, with amino-acid sequence MLAVHFGAGNIGRGFIGLLLNQANYHTTFVDVNAATVEEINKKQQYNVVLAAEESETVTVKNVSAINSIADPDKVIEAIREADLITTAVGPNILAIISELIAKGLSERAKTNKKPLNLIACENMVGGSDLLKEKVYSHITEAEHNAFDELYGFPNAAVDRIVPNQVNEDPLEVSVEPYFEWVVEEPAFKGEVPAINSVTYVEDLKPYIERKLFTVNTGHAVPAYIGRQMGYKTINEAMHDEKVQEIIKGALAESGEAVIQTYDFDRAEHQEYIDKIIGRFMNPYISDDVTRVARGPIRKLGANDRLIRPASVYMEVTGGKEPTYLAKTIAAALNYKFDEDKEAVELQQIIADNGIVKTLEKVSGLAADHPLTGVILREVEGLE; translated from the coding sequence ATGTTAGCAGTACATTTTGGAGCAGGAAATATTGGTAGAGGTTTTATTGGACTATTATTGAATCAAGCAAACTACCACACAACATTTGTAGACGTAAATGCAGCGACAGTTGAAGAAATAAATAAGAAGCAGCAATACAATGTCGTGCTTGCCGCTGAAGAAAGTGAAACAGTGACAGTGAAAAATGTATCTGCAATCAATAGTATCGCCGATCCAGACAAAGTGATTGAAGCTATTCGCGAAGCAGACCTCATCACAACTGCTGTTGGACCGAATATCTTAGCAATTATTTCTGAGTTAATCGCAAAAGGCTTAAGTGAACGAGCGAAAACAAACAAGAAGCCACTGAATTTAATTGCTTGTGAAAACATGGTTGGCGGCAGTGATTTATTAAAAGAGAAAGTATACAGCCATATCACAGAAGCAGAGCACAACGCATTTGATGAACTTTACGGATTCCCAAATGCCGCTGTTGACCGGATTGTACCAAATCAAGTAAACGAGGATCCTTTAGAAGTTTCTGTAGAACCCTACTTTGAATGGGTAGTAGAGGAGCCAGCATTTAAAGGGGAAGTCCCAGCAATTAACAGTGTAACCTATGTAGAGGATTTAAAACCTTACATCGAAAGAAAACTATTTACAGTTAACACAGGTCACGCAGTCCCGGCTTATATTGGTCGCCAAATGGGTTACAAAACAATTAATGAAGCAATGCATGATGAAAAAGTTCAAGAAATCATCAAAGGAGCATTAGCAGAATCCGGTGAAGCAGTCATCCAAACATATGACTTTGATCGAGCTGAACATCAAGAATACATCGATAAAATTATTGGCAGGTTTATGAATCCATATATCTCTGACGATGTAACAAGGGTTGCTCGTGGTCCAATTCGTAAGCTAGGAGCAAATGATCGCTTAATCCGTCCTGCAAGTGTATATATGGAAGTAACTGGCGGGAAAGAGCCAACATACCTTGCAAAAACAATTGCTGCAGCTCTGAACTACAAATTCGATGAAGACAAAGAAGCCGTTGAATTACAGCAAATAATCGCTGATAATGGTATTGTTAAAACGCTTGAAAAGGTTTCGGGGTTAGCTGCAGATCATCCGCTTACTGGGGTGATTTTGCGGGAAGTTGAGGGGTTGGAGTAG
- a CDS encoding PTS mannitol transporter subunit IICB: MAEKTGFRAKLQRFGSYLSGMVMPNISAFIAWGIITALFIPDGWWPNEDIAALVDPTIKYLLPLLIAFTGGRMVYDLRGGVVGATAAMGVIVGADVPMFLGAMIIGPLAGYLMKKVDELFQHRIRQGFEMLYNNFSAGILAAILAIFGLWGIGPVVGSLTGLLAAGVEVIVGANLLPLANIIVEPAKILFLNNAINHGILTPLGLEQAAEAGKSILFLLEANPGPGLGILLAFTFFGKGASRSSAPGAAIIQFFGGIHEIYFPYVLMKPALILAAIAGGVSGVFVFQIFGAGLVAAASPGSIIAVLAMTAKDSYLGVIAGVLVAAVVSFIISAIILKSSKAEEEDLSEATSKMEEMKGKKSSVAGTLNKEAAEKDEAASEAKRTEDINKIIFACDAGMGSSAMGASLLKNKFKKSDIDIFVTNKAINEIPDDADIVITHKDLTDRAKAKLPTAEHISVENFLNSPKYDELVNRLK; the protein is encoded by the coding sequence ATGGCTGAAAAAACGGGCTTCCGGGCCAAATTGCAACGTTTTGGTAGTTATTTGAGTGGCATGGTTATGCCTAATATTAGTGCTTTTATCGCATGGGGAATCATTACAGCTTTATTTATTCCAGATGGCTGGTGGCCAAATGAGGATATTGCAGCTTTAGTTGACCCAACGATTAAGTATCTGTTACCGCTATTAATAGCGTTTACAGGTGGACGAATGGTTTATGACTTACGCGGTGGGGTCGTAGGTGCGACTGCAGCAATGGGGGTTATTGTTGGTGCAGATGTACCGATGTTCCTTGGGGCTATGATTATCGGTCCATTAGCTGGGTATTTGATGAAGAAAGTTGATGAATTATTCCAGCATCGAATTCGTCAAGGATTTGAAATGCTTTATAATAATTTCTCTGCGGGGATTCTAGCCGCAATTCTGGCAATCTTTGGCTTATGGGGAATAGGACCAGTTGTGGGCTCACTAACCGGTTTACTTGCAGCTGGGGTTGAAGTAATTGTTGGAGCGAATTTATTACCACTGGCAAATATCATTGTTGAGCCAGCGAAAATTTTATTCTTGAACAACGCAATTAATCATGGTATTTTAACACCACTTGGGCTAGAACAAGCGGCTGAAGCAGGAAAATCAATCCTCTTCTTGCTTGAAGCGAACCCTGGTCCAGGACTAGGTATTTTGCTTGCATTCACTTTCTTTGGAAAAGGTGCATCAAGAAGCTCTGCACCTGGTGCAGCTATTATCCAATTTTTCGGTGGGATTCACGAAATTTACTTCCCATACGTGTTAATGAAGCCAGCATTAATTTTAGCAGCAATTGCTGGTGGTGTAAGTGGTGTATTCGTATTCCAAATCTTCGGAGCTGGATTAGTAGCAGCAGCTTCACCTGGTAGTATCATTGCGGTATTAGCAATGACAGCGAAAGATAGTTACCTTGGTGTTATCGCTGGTGTGCTAGTAGCAGCGGTTGTTTCCTTTATTATATCTGCAATCATTTTGAAATCGAGTAAAGCAGAGGAAGAAGACTTATCTGAAGCAACGAGCAAAATGGAAGAAATGAAAGGGAAGAAAAGCTCTGTGGCGGGAACACTGAACAAAGAAGCGGCTGAGAAAGACGAAGCAGCATCCGAAGCGAAACGCACAGAAGATATTAATAAAATTATCTTTGCATGTGATGCTGGAATGGGGTCAAGTGCAATGGGTGCCTCCCTTCTTAAGAATAAATTTAAGAAATCAGACATTGATATTTTTGTTACAAACAAAGCAATTAATGAAATTCCGGATGATGCCGATATCGTTATCACCCATAAAGATTTAACGGATCGTGCAAAAGCGAAACTTCCAACAGCTGAGCATATATCTGTAGAAAACTTCTTAAATAGTCCAAAATACGATGAGCTCGTGAATCGTCTGAAATAA
- the nagA gene encoding N-acetylglucosamine-6-phosphate deacetylase, whose product MDNTPILIKNAKIFLEDQVISNGNIYISKGQIKEVTANNEYGEDTQVIDATNLNVIPGFIDSHIHGANGADVMDATEEALDRMASILPKEGTTSFLATTITQSPENIEKALVNAENYDNKAGQAEMVGIHLEGPFVEKSKAGAQPVEYIIKPNIEQFKKWQELSGNKIKTITMAPELDHNGEFIKYLTESGVTVSAGHTNANFAGIMQASIHGVSQLTHLCNAMNGIHHRDIGAVGAAFQLEKLFGEIIADGIHISTEMLQLIYQNMGSKRLILITDAMRAKCLSPGDYELGGQPVIVSADRAVLADGTLAGSILKMDEGAKRMLQLDGVSMENVIEMASVNPAKQIGIFDRKGSIAEGKDADILIVDDHMNIKYTICRGVVSYKGE is encoded by the coding sequence ATGGATAACACACCAATATTAATAAAGAATGCGAAAATTTTCTTAGAAGACCAAGTGATTTCGAATGGAAATATTTATATTAGCAAGGGTCAAATTAAAGAAGTTACAGCGAATAATGAATATGGAGAGGATACACAGGTCATTGATGCCACTAACCTTAATGTAATTCCAGGCTTTATCGACAGCCACATTCACGGGGCAAATGGCGCGGATGTAATGGATGCAACGGAAGAAGCACTGGATCGAATGGCATCTATATTGCCAAAGGAGGGCACGACCAGTTTTCTTGCAACTACTATTACGCAATCCCCAGAAAATATAGAGAAGGCACTAGTTAACGCTGAAAATTATGATAATAAAGCTGGTCAAGCCGAAATGGTAGGTATTCACCTTGAAGGACCATTTGTTGAAAAGTCAAAAGCTGGCGCACAACCAGTAGAGTACATAATCAAACCAAATATCGAGCAATTCAAAAAATGGCAAGAACTTTCAGGAAATAAAATTAAAACGATCACAATGGCACCCGAGCTTGATCACAATGGGGAATTTATTAAATATTTAACAGAATCAGGTGTAACGGTTTCAGCTGGGCATACGAATGCCAATTTTGCTGGGATAATGCAGGCTTCAATACATGGGGTTAGCCAGCTTACACATTTATGCAATGCAATGAATGGAATTCATCATCGAGACATTGGCGCAGTAGGAGCTGCATTTCAGCTGGAAAAATTATTTGGGGAAATTATTGCTGATGGTATACACATTTCGACAGAGATGCTACAATTAATCTATCAAAATATGGGAAGCAAACGCCTCATTCTAATTACAGATGCAATGCGTGCGAAATGCTTGTCACCGGGTGATTATGAGCTCGGCGGTCAACCTGTCATCGTGTCTGCTGACCGTGCCGTTTTGGCGGATGGGACACTTGCAGGAAGCATTTTAAAGATGGATGAGGGTGCAAAGCGAATGCTGCAGTTGGATGGTGTTTCTATGGAAAATGTCATTGAAATGGCCTCCGTAAATCCGGCAAAACAGATTGGAATTTTCGATCGAAAAGGAAGTATTGCAGAGGGAAAAGATGCAGACATTTTAATCGTTGACGACCATATGAATATTAAATACACCATATGTCGTGGTGTAGTTTCATACAAAGGAGAATAG
- a CDS encoding Cof-type HAD-IIB family hydrolase, whose protein sequence is MTKKLIFFDIDGTLFDDEKKLPASTKKAIGQLHDQGHEIAIATGRSPFNFKELQAELNIDAYVSFNGQYVVHNNEVIYKNAIDPDKLAELTRFSMEKEHPLVYMNEAEWNSNIESHEQINEAIDSLKVNSELTYNPSFFKGREIYQTLLFCTEENDYMYQNKFPELDFVRWHTYSLDVIPMGGSKANGIEQLVRHLGIDLQDVYAFGDGLNDIEMLKLIPNSIAMGNGHEEAKKVAKYVTKHVGDDGILHGLKMVGLL, encoded by the coding sequence ATGACAAAAAAACTGATATTTTTCGACATTGATGGAACGCTTTTTGATGATGAGAAAAAGCTACCTGCATCGACAAAGAAGGCAATTGGGCAATTACATGATCAAGGCCATGAGATCGCGATTGCAACTGGTCGCTCGCCGTTTAATTTTAAGGAATTACAAGCCGAGCTAAACATTGATGCATATGTAAGCTTTAATGGGCAATACGTTGTACATAATAACGAAGTCATTTATAAGAATGCGATTGATCCGGATAAATTAGCAGAATTGACAAGATTCTCTATGGAAAAGGAACATCCGTTAGTATATATGAACGAAGCGGAATGGAATTCTAATATTGAGAGCCATGAACAAATTAATGAAGCAATAGATTCACTTAAGGTTAATAGTGAACTAACATATAATCCTTCCTTTTTTAAAGGGCGGGAAATTTACCAAACACTGCTTTTCTGCACAGAAGAAAATGATTATATGTATCAGAATAAGTTTCCAGAACTTGATTTCGTAAGATGGCATACATATTCATTAGATGTAATTCCAATGGGAGGTTCCAAGGCAAACGGAATTGAACAGCTTGTACGTCATTTAGGCATCGATCTGCAAGATGTTTATGCGTTTGGTGATGGGTTGAATGATATCGAAATGCTGAAGCTTATTCCAAATAGTATTGCAATGGGCAATGGACATGAAGAGGCAAAAAAGGTAGCGAAGTATGTAACGAAGCATGTTGGTGATGATGGGATATTGCATGGGTTGAAGATGGTTGGGTTGTTGTAA
- a CDS encoding ABC transporter substrate-binding protein, protein MRKKWNHLRKVSLTFAVVVGLSAVLWGCSGGTKESTAETGNTSTEEQSQTIRLVAANHPWTEAIKPLLPEFEKETGIKVKVDSYFEDQLSQKTSVEFAANAKSIDVVMFRPLQDGKQFEKNGYFATLNDYVSKEKSSTDDFIPSALGSVKKGDNLYGFPVVTESTVLYYRKDILDEAGLTPPTTLDELKEQAEQLSDPDNGLYGFVARGKRSPAVTQFSSFLYSHGADFMKDGKATLNTPEAIDAFEYYGGMLKDYGPPGTLNMSWPEAMAVFTQGKAVFYTDASALYTNATDPSKSNVADKVGFAPFPAGPGGNHVAAPPAWAVAIGANSEKKDAAWEFVKWATSKDIVLKLQKTGITGALTSVWESPEGTEKFPKDLAEAIVTNNKYGIPYDRPAIVNVGAARDAIGDVINAAIEGKDVKAEAEEANKAFQDILDKE, encoded by the coding sequence ATGAGAAAGAAATGGAATCACTTGAGGAAAGTCAGCTTAACATTTGCAGTTGTAGTAGGTTTAAGTGCTGTACTTTGGGGGTGTAGTGGAGGAACAAAGGAGAGTACAGCTGAAACTGGCAACACCTCTACTGAAGAGCAAAGTCAAACGATTCGATTGGTAGCAGCTAATCATCCATGGACCGAAGCGATCAAGCCACTTCTTCCTGAATTTGAAAAAGAAACGGGTATAAAGGTGAAAGTTGACAGCTACTTTGAAGACCAGCTTTCTCAAAAGACCTCGGTCGAATTTGCTGCGAATGCAAAAAGTATAGATGTTGTTATGTTCCGCCCGCTTCAAGATGGAAAGCAATTTGAGAAAAATGGCTACTTCGCTACATTAAATGATTACGTTTCAAAAGAAAAAAGCTCTACTGATGATTTTATTCCTTCTGCTTTAGGCAGTGTGAAAAAAGGGGACAATCTTTATGGGTTTCCGGTCGTGACTGAATCGACCGTTTTATACTATCGTAAAGATATTCTAGATGAAGCAGGACTTACACCTCCGACCACGTTGGATGAGTTGAAAGAACAGGCAGAGCAATTGAGCGATCCCGATAACGGTTTGTATGGGTTTGTAGCTCGTGGGAAGCGTTCCCCAGCCGTTACTCAGTTTTCAAGTTTCCTATATAGCCATGGTGCAGATTTCATGAAAGATGGAAAAGCTACCCTGAATACGCCTGAGGCTATTGATGCTTTCGAATATTATGGTGGTATGCTAAAGGACTATGGCCCTCCTGGAACATTAAACATGAGCTGGCCTGAAGCAATGGCTGTCTTTACACAAGGAAAAGCAGTGTTCTATACGGATGCATCTGCGCTCTATACGAACGCAACCGATCCTTCGAAATCAAACGTGGCAGATAAAGTTGGTTTTGCACCGTTCCCTGCTGGTCCCGGAGGAAACCATGTGGCTGCTCCTCCAGCATGGGCTGTTGCAATCGGAGCCAATTCTGAAAAGAAAGATGCAGCATGGGAATTCGTGAAGTGGGCAACAAGTAAGGATATTGTTTTGAAACTCCAAAAAACTGGAATTACAGGTGCTCTTACTTCTGTATGGGAATCACCAGAGGGAACGGAGAAATTCCCTAAAGATCTCGCGGAGGCTATTGTGACAAACAACAAATATGGTATACCGTATGACCGCCCTGCTATTGTCAATGTGGGTGCGGCAAGGGATGCAATCGGTGATGTCATAAATGCAGCGATTGAAGGTAAGGACGTAAAAGCTGAAGCAGAGGAAGCCAACAAAGCCTTCCAAGATATTCTGGATAAGGAATAA
- a CDS encoding carbohydrate ABC transporter permease, with the protein MSYWFDKHVKWIYPLPAVLFVALMMVFPIGYTFWLSFNEWSMSNVAPPLWVAFENYKELFADELFRQSLWTTFYFTFIAVAVQTVLGVLLALLLNAHFIGKGIVKTLFLLPMVATPVAIGLVWVLIYEPNVGVANIFLQVMGLPAQEWLASPDLVLPSLIIIDVWEWTPMIALIVLAGLVSLPKDPYEAAIVDGANRFQIFWKITLPLLQPTIYSAVLLRLIDALKTFDIIYATTQGGPGTSSQTLNIYGYVLGFQYFQLGKASALLMVFFAIVLALSILVIFLRKKVGVSI; encoded by the coding sequence ATGTCTTACTGGTTCGACAAACATGTAAAATGGATTTACCCTCTCCCGGCAGTACTATTTGTGGCCTTGATGATGGTTTTTCCAATTGGTTATACCTTCTGGCTTAGTTTCAATGAATGGAGCATGTCAAATGTGGCGCCACCTTTGTGGGTAGCTTTCGAAAATTATAAAGAGCTATTTGCAGATGAATTGTTTCGGCAGTCGCTTTGGACCACTTTTTATTTTACCTTTATTGCTGTTGCAGTGCAGACTGTACTTGGGGTACTTCTTGCTCTTTTGTTAAACGCACATTTTATTGGTAAAGGAATTGTGAAAACCCTTTTCCTTCTTCCAATGGTTGCAACACCAGTAGCCATCGGTCTAGTTTGGGTTTTAATTTACGAACCCAATGTAGGTGTTGCCAATATTTTTTTACAAGTCATGGGTTTACCAGCTCAGGAATGGCTGGCATCGCCTGATCTTGTTCTCCCATCTTTGATTATCATTGATGTATGGGAATGGACTCCTATGATCGCTCTCATTGTCCTTGCAGGGCTTGTTTCACTGCCAAAGGATCCCTATGAAGCAGCTATTGTGGATGGGGCTAATCGTTTTCAAATCTTTTGGAAGATCACCTTGCCGCTTTTGCAGCCAACTATATACTCAGCTGTCTTGCTTCGTTTGATTGATGCATTAAAAACATTCGATATTATCTATGCAACGACTCAAGGGGGACCAGGAACATCTTCACAGACACTAAACATTTATGGATATGTATTAGGTTTCCAATATTTCCAACTTGGGAAGGCCTCGGCCCTATTAATGGTGTTCTTTGCCATTGTACT
- the nagB gene encoding glucosamine-6-phosphate deaminase, whose translation MELIKVKDYDAMSEEACAFLVERINRIENPVLGLATGSTPEGLYKRIIEKYNQNEVSFKKVKSFNLDEYVGLEKEDPNSYYYFMKDKLFDHVDISLDNVRVPNGVAADLKQECEAHEAGIKAAGGIDVQLLGIGANGHIGFNEPGTPFTSKTQVVDLEQSTIEANARFFNSIEEVPTQAISMGIETIMNSNEILLLVSGENKADALAKLINGEVTEDVPASVLQNHANVTIIADEAALSVVNGK comes from the coding sequence ATGGAATTAATTAAAGTAAAAGATTACGATGCAATGAGCGAAGAAGCATGTGCATTCTTAGTAGAAAGAATCAATCGTATTGAAAATCCGGTACTAGGACTAGCAACTGGTTCCACTCCTGAAGGTCTATATAAACGGATCATCGAAAAATATAATCAAAATGAAGTATCATTTAAAAAAGTGAAATCATTCAATTTAGATGAATATGTTGGTTTAGAAAAAGAAGACCCAAATAGCTATTACTACTTTATGAAAGATAAATTATTTGATCATGTAGATATTTCTCTTGATAATGTACGCGTACCAAATGGTGTAGCAGCAGATTTAAAACAAGAATGTGAAGCACATGAAGCAGGAATTAAAGCAGCGGGTGGCATTGACGTTCAGCTACTTGGAATCGGTGCAAATGGCCATATCGGTTTTAATGAACCTGGAACACCTTTTACTAGTAAAACGCAGGTTGTCGATCTAGAACAATCAACAATCGAAGCGAATGCTCGTTTCTTTAATTCCATTGAAGAGGTTCCAACTCAAGCAATTTCAATGGGAATCGAAACAATCATGAACAGCAACGAAATCCTATTACTTGTTTCAGGTGAAAATAAAGCAGATGCATTAGCTAAATTAATTAACGGTGAAGTAACGGAAGATGTGCCAGCATCTGTCTTGCAGAACCATGCAAATGTAACAATAATTGCAGATGAAGCAGCATTATCTGTTGTTAATGGAAAATAA
- a CDS encoding BglG family transcription antiterminator — MNITSRERKIIDLLLKNDGDLTVRTIAEAVDVSERTIHRDLKSVEKILFGYHLELTKKSGVGIKIIGDETDKLQLQFALSDVSIYDFSPEERQSVILATLLEMNEPVKLFTLADELKVTEATISHDLDQLEEEVATFHLVLVRKRGYGVEIEGNEEEKRAALSYLITKHVDPFEFVTLIKDSIQKKSTHHLNAISNRLLHFVNPEKLSIIESVVESARGVLPYELADSAHIGLVVHLALAMERLQKGEMIKFDQAFLQRIERTKEYAIAKSMINKLEKKLKLDIPDDEIGYITMHLMGAKVRVDQEYLIEESSIDIAFQAKALIQYVSKNVNVDLTKNASLLHDLVAHLKPTIYRLQQRMQIKNPMIKEIMVDYHDLFYLIQDGVRETFPDMDFPDDEIGYLVLHFASTILNDEKELDLRALVICSSGIGTAKMLATKLMQRVPEIKKVDNKSLFDLRHLDLERYDIIVSTIPLKGFDREYFQTSPMLTNGEVHRIKKKVRQRKLSFQSGKNSVAPNTVHERAENSDIILNIEAIQNYSKAILDLLDSFHIQQTSENQTIDSILKGACKTLETEKMIQNKEKVVKRLQEREQLSGLGIPNTSAALYHTRSNDIIKSSFTIYALANPLTIQGMDNEQMRVDTILLMLAPEMVNQEVLEVFSFLSSLLIQDPMSIALFATGDEAKVKQYLAEQFQQFLIEKNLL; from the coding sequence TTGAATATTACTAGTCGTGAACGGAAAATAATCGATCTTTTATTGAAGAATGATGGGGATCTAACGGTAAGAACGATTGCTGAAGCGGTTGATGTAAGTGAACGAACGATCCATCGTGACTTAAAGAGTGTCGAGAAAATACTTTTCGGTTATCACTTAGAATTAACGAAAAAGTCCGGTGTCGGAATCAAAATCATTGGTGACGAGACAGATAAACTTCAGCTCCAATTCGCGCTTTCCGATGTATCGATCTATGACTTTTCACCAGAGGAGAGGCAATCCGTTATCCTGGCAACACTTCTAGAAATGAATGAGCCTGTTAAACTGTTCACCCTTGCAGATGAATTAAAAGTAACAGAAGCAACAATTAGTCATGATTTGGATCAGCTTGAAGAGGAAGTTGCAACATTCCATCTTGTCTTAGTTAGAAAAAGAGGATATGGTGTGGAAATAGAGGGAAATGAAGAGGAGAAACGTGCTGCGTTGAGTTACTTAATTACAAAGCATGTTGATCCTTTTGAGTTTGTCACCTTGATAAAAGATAGCATTCAAAAGAAGTCAACACATCATTTGAATGCTATTTCCAATCGTTTATTGCATTTTGTTAATCCAGAAAAGCTGAGCATAATTGAAAGTGTCGTGGAAAGTGCAAGAGGTGTATTACCGTATGAATTAGCGGACAGCGCCCATATTGGACTTGTTGTTCATCTTGCACTCGCGATGGAACGGCTGCAAAAAGGGGAAATGATTAAGTTTGATCAAGCTTTTTTGCAACGAATTGAAAGAACGAAAGAATATGCGATTGCAAAAAGCATGATTAATAAGCTGGAAAAGAAGCTGAAGCTTGATATTCCAGATGATGAGATTGGCTATATAACAATGCATTTAATGGGTGCAAAAGTACGAGTGGATCAAGAATATTTAATAGAAGAATCTAGTATCGATATTGCGTTTCAAGCAAAGGCATTGATTCAATATGTTAGCAAAAATGTAAATGTCGATCTAACGAAGAATGCTTCGTTACTGCATGACTTAGTAGCTCATTTAAAACCAACCATCTATCGCTTGCAGCAACGCATGCAAATTAAGAATCCGATGATCAAGGAAATCATGGTTGATTATCATGATTTATTTTATTTGATCCAGGATGGTGTTCGTGAGACATTTCCAGATATGGACTTTCCCGACGATGAAATTGGCTATCTTGTGCTCCACTTCGCTTCCACGATATTAAATGATGAGAAAGAGTTAGATTTACGGGCTTTAGTGATTTGCTCTAGTGGAATTGGTACGGCAAAGATGCTTGCGACTAAGTTAATGCAACGAGTTCCGGAAATCAAAAAGGTGGATAATAAATCACTCTTTGATTTGCGTCATTTGGACCTTGAGCGATATGACATTATCGTCTCCACGATTCCATTAAAGGGATTCGACCGGGAATACTTTCAAACATCGCCAATGTTAACCAATGGAGAAGTACACCGCATCAAGAAAAAGGTGAGACAACGGAAGCTCAGCTTTCAGTCGGGAAAAAACAGTGTTGCACCAAATACTGTTCACGAGAGAGCAGAAAACAGTGACATTATACTTAATATAGAAGCAATCCAGAATTACTCAAAAGCGATTTTGGATCTTCTGGATTCATTCCATATTCAGCAGACATCAGAAAATCAGACAATCGATTCGATCCTAAAGGGTGCCTGCAAGACATTAGAAACAGAAAAAATGATACAAAATAAAGAAAAGGTTGTTAAAAGACTGCAAGAAAGGGAACAGTTAAGTGGACTAGGTATTCCTAATACATCTGCAGCACTTTATCATACCCGTTCAAATGACATCATCAAATCAAGCTTCACCATTTATGCATTAGCCAATCCGCTAACGATTCAGGGGATGGACAATGAACAAATGAGAGTGGACACGATATTATTAATGCTCGCCCCGGAAATGGTGAATCAAGAAGTGCTGGAGGTCTTTAGTTTCTTAAGCAGTTTGTTAATCCAAGATCCGATGAGCATCGCGTTATTTGCAACAGGTGATGAGGCAAAGGTAAAACAATATTTAGCTGAACAGTTTCAGCAGTTTTTAATCGAAAAAAATTTATTATAG
- a CDS encoding N-acetylmannosamine-6-phosphate 2-epimerase, with translation MHLPNNLIVSCQALEDEPLHSSFIMSKMALAAYQGGAKGIRANSKEDIIEIKKEVNLPVIGIVKRNYPNSDVYITATTKEIDELIESGCEVIAMDATLSERAELPLAELVSYTREKAPAVELMADISTIEEAVNAEKLGFDYIGTTLHGYTNHTKGKLLYDNDFAFLKEVIKAVNKPVIAEGNVATPEMLKRVFELGVYSAVVGGAITRPKDITARFAAEIKELV, from the coding sequence ATGCATTTACCAAATAACTTAATTGTATCTTGTCAGGCACTGGAAGATGAACCTCTTCATTCTTCTTTTATTATGAGTAAAATGGCGTTAGCTGCATATCAAGGTGGCGCTAAGGGAATTAGAGCGAACTCGAAAGAAGATATCATTGAAATCAAAAAAGAAGTAAATCTGCCTGTCATCGGCATTGTCAAACGAAATTATCCTAATTCTGATGTCTATATAACTGCAACAACTAAAGAAATCGATGAATTGATAGAAAGTGGATGTGAAGTAATTGCGATGGACGCTACTTTAAGTGAAAGAGCGGAATTGCCATTAGCTGAATTAGTGAGCTATACTAGAGAAAAGGCACCAGCTGTAGAGCTGATGGCTGATATTTCTACAATTGAGGAAGCTGTGAACGCAGAAAAACTCGGATTTGATTACATTGGCACGACATTACACGGCTATACGAATCATACAAAGGGTAAATTGCTGTATGATAATGATTTTGCGTTTTTAAAAGAAGTCATTAAGGCAGTAAATAAACCAGTCATTGCAGAAGGAAATGTTGCAACACCAGAAATGCTGAAGCGAGTATTTGAGCTTGGTGTTTATTCCGCAGTCGTTGGTGGTGCAATAACAAGACCAAAAGATATTACGGCTCGATTCGCAGCTGAAATAAAAGAATTAGTATAA
- a CDS encoding PTS sugar transporter subunit IIA, with the protein MAKEILSENNIQLNVSLNNKEEAIRYTGGILVDNGYVNASYVDKMLEREELTSTFMGNNVAIPHGTEDAKDQVIETGLSVVTVPDGVDFGDENIVKILIGIAGKGDDHLEVLSNIAIVLSEEENIQKIVDATSKEEIIRIFEEVN; encoded by the coding sequence ATGGCAAAAGAAATACTAAGTGAAAATAATATCCAGTTAAATGTAAGTTTGAATAATAAGGAAGAGGCAATTCGATATACAGGTGGAATCCTCGTTGATAATGGCTACGTAAACGCGTCTTATGTAGATAAAATGTTAGAAAGAGAAGAATTAACATCTACGTTTATGGGAAATAACGTTGCTATTCCTCATGGTACGGAGGACGCGAAGGACCAAGTAATAGAAACTGGCTTATCCGTTGTAACAGTACCAGATGGCGTTGATTTTGGTGATGAAAATATTGTTAAAATTTTAATTGGAATCGCTGGAAAAGGCGATGATCATCTAGAGGTTCTTTCAAATATTGCGATCGTTTTATCAGAAGAAGAAAATATCCAAAAAATAGTGGATGCAACTTCAAAAGAAGAAATCATTCGTATTTTTGAAGAGGTGAACTAA